The Parashewanella spongiae genome has a window encoding:
- a CDS encoding DUF4212 domain-containing protein: MESENSYWAENLRLILICLAIWFVVSFGFGILLVEPLNEIRIGGYKLGFWFAQQGSIYVFVALIFWYTSKMNKLDKKYKVEEK, translated from the coding sequence GTGGAAAGCGAAAACAGTTATTGGGCTGAAAATTTACGCCTTATCCTGATATGTCTTGCGATATGGTTTGTCGTTTCATTTGGGTTTGGGATCCTGTTAGTGGAGCCATTAAACGAAATCCGTATAGGCGGTTACAAACTGGGTTTCTGGTTTGCACAGCAAGGTTCTATTTATGTCTTTGTGGCACTGATTTTTTGGTATACATCAAAAATGAATAAGCTCGACAAAAAATACAAGGTAGAGGAAAAGTAA
- the acs gene encoding acetate--CoA ligase produces MTQLEQSDIFYPSSEVTEQANVAEYEKLYQYSVENREAFWAEQAENLNWFKKWDSVLDESNAPMYKWFDGGEINIVHNAVDRHVENANRNKMAIIWEGENGEKRNFSYNGLNREVCQFANVLKSMGVEKGDVVTIYMPQIPELIFAMLACAKIGAVHSVVYGGFSTEALASRIDDAHSRVLITADGGSRRGKKINLKAIANDAMKRSPSIEVCICVKNNELDVEMEPSRDFWLHDLKALPIAGSKCETEKTGAEDPLFILYTSGTTGSPKGMVHTHGGYAVYTSTTHRMIFDIKPQDRWWCAADPGWITGHSYIVYGPLINGATIMLYDGAPNYPYPNRWWQIIENYGINILYTSPTAIRGLMRFGERWPKKHDLSSLRLLGSVGEPINPKAWKWYHHVIGNDKCPIIDTWWQTETGGCMISPLPITPLKPGSATKPFFGNEISIVNDEGNEVGANEEGKLIIKNPWPGMARTVFKDEQRYKDLYWSQVDGKWRYLAGDSAKKDDDGYIWVIGRIDEVLKVSGYRLGTAEIEHALVSHPAVTEAAAIGLPHELKGNAIHTYVVIKEGMVGDKNLCNELKEHVGSEMGKIATPEDVQFVEALPKTRSGKIMRRVLKARALGQDEGDLSTLEE; encoded by the coding sequence ATGACCCAACTTGAGCAAAGCGATATATTTTACCCGAGTTCAGAAGTCACTGAGCAAGCAAACGTCGCGGAATACGAAAAACTATATCAATATTCAGTAGAAAACCGTGAAGCATTTTGGGCTGAGCAGGCAGAAAACCTCAATTGGTTTAAAAAATGGGACTCAGTATTAGATGAGTCAAACGCACCCATGTATAAATGGTTTGACGGTGGAGAAATCAACATCGTACACAATGCCGTTGATCGTCATGTCGAAAACGCCAACCGCAACAAAATGGCCATCATTTGGGAAGGTGAAAACGGAGAAAAACGTAACTTCTCTTACAATGGTCTAAACCGCGAAGTTTGCCAATTTGCCAATGTTCTCAAAAGTATGGGCGTTGAAAAAGGTGATGTCGTCACCATTTACATGCCACAAATTCCTGAGCTTATTTTTGCCATGCTAGCCTGTGCCAAAATTGGTGCCGTTCATTCAGTGGTATACGGTGGTTTTAGTACCGAAGCATTGGCATCTCGTATCGATGACGCTCATAGCCGAGTATTAATTACCGCAGACGGTGGTTCTCGTCGTGGTAAGAAAATTAATTTAAAAGCCATTGCGAATGATGCAATGAAGCGTTCGCCAAGCATCGAAGTTTGTATTTGTGTGAAAAACAATGAACTTGATGTAGAAATGGAACCTTCACGTGACTTCTGGCTACACGACTTAAAAGCACTTCCAATTGCAGGCTCAAAGTGTGAAACAGAGAAAACAGGGGCAGAAGATCCATTATTTATTCTGTATACATCAGGCACAACGGGCTCACCAAAAGGAATGGTTCACACTCATGGTGGCTATGCTGTTTACACCTCAACAACCCATCGAATGATATTTGATATTAAACCGCAAGATCGTTGGTGGTGTGCAGCCGATCCTGGTTGGATCACAGGTCACAGTTATATTGTTTACGGCCCGTTGATTAACGGCGCAACGATTATGCTTTACGATGGTGCGCCTAACTATCCGTATCCGAACCGTTGGTGGCAAATTATTGAAAATTATGGCATTAACATTCTTTATACTTCACCAACAGCCATTCGAGGTTTAATGCGCTTTGGTGAACGCTGGCCGAAAAAACACGACTTATCAAGTTTGCGTTTATTAGGCAGTGTAGGGGAGCCAATTAATCCAAAGGCGTGGAAGTGGTATCACCATGTCATTGGTAACGATAAATGCCCGATCATTGATACTTGGTGGCAAACAGAAACCGGCGGTTGTATGATTTCGCCATTGCCGATAACGCCACTAAAACCAGGATCCGCTACTAAGCCATTCTTTGGTAATGAAATTTCAATCGTGAACGACGAAGGCAATGAAGTCGGCGCGAATGAAGAAGGCAAACTCATCATTAAAAACCCATGGCCGGGTATGGCACGTACCGTGTTTAAAGATGAACAACGATATAAAGATTTATATTGGAGCCAAGTTGATGGTAAATGGCGATATTTAGCTGGCGACAGTGCGAAAAAAGATGATGATGGCTATATCTGGGTGATTGGCCGAATTGATGAAGTGTTAAAAGTCAGTGGCTACCGCTTAGGAACCGCCGAAATCGAACATGCATTAGTAAGTCATCCAGCCGTAACTGAAGCCGCTGCTATAGGTTTACCGCATGAGCTTAAAGGTAACGCTATTCATACTTATGTAGTTATTAAAGAAGGTATGGTGGGCGATAAAAACCTATGTAATGAACTAAAAGAACATGTTGGGTCGGAAATGGGCAAAATTGCGACGCCAGAAGATGTTCAATTTGTTGAAGCCTTGCCTAAAACTCGCTCAGGTAAAATCATGCGACGCGTTTTAAAAGCACGTGCCTTAGGACAAGACGAAGGTGATTTAAGTACGTTAGAAGAGTAA
- a CDS encoding exonuclease domain-containing protein, producing the protein MLYEYWFGLNAQRKRLLKKMPPEPLKSFLSTPFPDPNLPINEVELLALDFETTGLNRNTDRILSIGYTNIQKGVISLKNSQHFLVNTQVKLSKENVHIHNIMDSEQATGLPVDQVIARLLQDLTGKVMLVHFAQVELSFLKQACIQLYGMAPVFPVIDTLMMAKRRLDLSDTPYEPSKLRLISLREEFKLPPHHEHNALNDALATAELFLAMLNKNHQGAKTSVKSVQL; encoded by the coding sequence ATGCTATACGAATATTGGTTTGGTTTAAATGCGCAGCGTAAGCGGCTTTTAAAAAAAATGCCCCCTGAGCCATTAAAGTCTTTTTTATCTACTCCGTTTCCTGACCCAAATTTACCCATAAATGAAGTTGAACTACTGGCGCTAGACTTTGAAACAACAGGCTTAAACCGGAATACGGACAGAATTTTATCAATTGGCTACACCAACATACAAAAAGGCGTAATTTCATTAAAAAACAGCCAGCACTTTTTAGTGAATACCCAAGTTAAGCTCAGTAAAGAGAACGTACATATTCATAATATTATGGATTCAGAGCAGGCTACAGGCTTGCCAGTCGATCAGGTTATCGCTCGTCTTCTACAAGACTTAACGGGTAAAGTCATGTTAGTTCATTTTGCACAAGTTGAACTTAGCTTTTTGAAGCAAGCCTGTATACAACTTTACGGAATGGCTCCCGTTTTTCCTGTTATTGATACCTTAATGATGGCAAAGCGACGGTTAGACTTAAGCGATACTCCTTATGAACCATCAAAGCTGAGGTTAATTAGTTTGCGAGAGGAGTTCAAATTACCACCACACCATGAACACAATGCGTTAAATGATGCCCTCGCAACCGCAGAGTTGTTTTTAGCCATGCTCAATAAAAATCATCAAGGTGCGAAAACATCTGTAAAGTCAGTTCAGCTTTAG
- a CDS encoding sodium:solute symporter family protein: MDELKLYTYIAVFGSFGLYFAIAWWARASTTSDFYVAGGGISPLQNGMAIGADWMSAASFISMAGLIAFLGYGGSVFLMGWTGGYVLLAMLLAPYMRKHGKFTVPEFISDRYYSKSARIVAVLCLIIASLTYIIGQMKGVGVAFSRFLEVDYDLGLGIGMLVVWVYAVLGGMKGITYTQIAQYCVLIFAYTIPAIFISLQLTGNPIPQLGLGSTLADGSGVYLLDKLDQVVTDLGFKEYTTDNMGGSLNMFAYTMSLMIGTAGLPHVIMRFFTVPSVKAARSSAGYALVFIALLYTVAPAVGAMARLNLMSTIEPTAGQHLEYDQRPQWFKDWENTGLLKYEDKNNDGKIQYTASKETNEMVKVDRDIMVLANPSIANLPNWVIALVAAGGLAAALSTAAGLLLAISSSISHDLMKGVLTPNLSEKNELFAGRVTMTLSILVAGYLGLNPPGFAAGTVALAFGLAASSIFPALMMGIFSKKMSGKAAVAGMCAGIGVTMLYVFQHKGIMFIPSTSFLGDLPENWFFGISPNAFGAVGALVNFAVAFIVCKLTGEAPKEIQQLVENFRVPKGAGAAHDH; encoded by the coding sequence ATGGATGAGTTAAAACTTTATACCTACATTGCCGTATTTGGCTCTTTCGGGCTTTATTTCGCCATTGCATGGTGGGCAAGAGCAAGCACAACCAGCGATTTTTATGTGGCTGGCGGTGGTATTTCACCACTTCAAAACGGTATGGCGATTGGTGCTGACTGGATGAGTGCAGCATCATTTATCTCGATGGCTGGTCTTATTGCCTTTTTAGGTTATGGCGGCTCTGTATTCTTGATGGGCTGGACTGGCGGTTATGTACTGCTGGCAATGTTGCTTGCGCCATATATGCGTAAGCACGGCAAGTTTACCGTACCTGAATTTATCAGCGATCGTTATTATTCAAAAAGTGCTCGTATCGTAGCCGTTTTATGTCTAATAATTGCTTCTCTCACCTATATTATCGGGCAGATGAAAGGTGTTGGTGTCGCATTTTCTCGTTTCTTAGAGGTAGACTACGATTTAGGCCTTGGCATCGGCATGTTAGTGGTTTGGGTATACGCTGTGCTTGGAGGTATGAAGGGCATTACCTACACTCAGATTGCACAGTATTGTGTGTTAATTTTTGCCTATACCATCCCAGCTATTTTCATCTCACTTCAACTGACAGGTAACCCGATTCCACAACTTGGGCTTGGTAGTACTTTGGCGGACGGTAGTGGCGTTTACTTACTTGATAAACTTGACCAAGTGGTCACAGATTTAGGCTTTAAAGAGTATACCACTGACAACATGGGCGGCTCACTCAATATGTTTGCTTATACCATGTCATTAATGATTGGTACTGCGGGTTTACCACACGTAATCATGCGCTTCTTTACTGTTCCTTCAGTAAAAGCTGCACGTTCATCGGCTGGTTATGCTCTGGTATTTATTGCCTTACTTTACACTGTTGCGCCTGCGGTTGGTGCGATGGCTCGTCTAAATTTAATGAGCACAATTGAACCAACAGCTGGCCAGCATCTTGAATATGATCAACGCCCGCAGTGGTTTAAAGATTGGGAAAATACTGGTCTTCTGAAGTATGAAGACAAAAATAATGACGGAAAAATCCAATATACTGCGTCCAAAGAAACCAATGAAATGGTGAAAGTTGACCGTGACATCATGGTACTCGCTAATCCATCAATCGCTAATCTACCTAATTGGGTTATAGCTCTGGTTGCAGCCGGAGGTCTCGCTGCTGCGCTCTCTACGGCGGCAGGCTTGTTGCTCGCCATATCATCATCCATATCCCATGACTTAATGAAGGGAGTGCTCACCCCCAACCTCTCAGAGAAAAATGAGTTGTTTGCTGGACGGGTGACCATGACACTGTCGATTTTGGTTGCAGGTTATCTCGGACTCAATCCACCCGGTTTTGCGGCAGGAACCGTTGCATTAGCATTCGGATTAGCAGCCTCCAGTATCTTCCCTGCTCTAATGATGGGTATATTCTCTAAGAAGATGAGTGGAAAAGCAGCCGTTGCAGGGATGTGTGCAGGTATTGGTGTCACTATGCTCTATGTATTCCAGCACAAGGGCATCATGTTTATTCCTAGTACATCATTCTTAGGTGATTTACCTGAAAACTGGTTCTTTGGGATATCCCCTAACGCATTCGGTGCTGTAGGTGCATTGGTTAATTTTGCCGTAGCCTTTATTGTATGCAAGCTTACTGGTGAAGCTCCTAAAGAAATTCAACAGCTTGTTGAAAACTTCCGAGTGCCCAAAGGCGCTGGTGCGGCACACGATCATTAG
- a CDS encoding DUF294 nucleotidyltransferase-like domain-containing protein, whose product MSSELTDIKDFLKAIMPFESLPEEVNSRLVKTIKICYVREGERLPPEGIEKPSLYIVRKGSLNSFKTELGRTKELVDKCGESDFCSLFIAENNPEYLVIAAEDSLIYAIDFEKLKQATDEYPYVCDFISGSATQRLAQKISQLNEQAIVSSSLMNTAISDFYSSPAVTIDETETIQLAAQKMTEFNFSCLLVVKNDCLTGIITDKDFRRRCIAEGLPLSSPVSDIMTENIKMIDVNSYAYDALIKMSTAGVHHLPVSRNGMLDGMVTITDLMKQEGLNTVNMSAMIRKAHTVEELSEISKLLPKLQISMVKLGTTAANIGKSISAITNAFTHKLITLAKEQIGEEPVPFAWVSAGSQARQEQTVHSDQDNGIIIDDSVQPEHQAWFEQLAEFVCGGLNHCGYVYCPGNVMATNDKWRQPQSVWHHYFEHWVDQPEPLALMHSSIFFDLNTVYGPSSLLDQVREKLLKKTKKNTLFLAHLSSNAIKLKPPLGFFRNFVLTASEKHKNTLDLKHNGIAPITDLARIYALSEGISDINTLERLKRASDTPSLSKDAAVSLISAFEFLTMLKVEHQAQQLLHGESANNFLEPKALSSLDREHLKDTFKVIKEMQSVRQTTYG is encoded by the coding sequence ATGAGTTCTGAGTTAACGGATATTAAAGACTTTTTAAAAGCGATTATGCCATTTGAAAGTTTGCCAGAAGAAGTAAATAGTCGACTCGTTAAGACTATCAAGATCTGTTATGTACGAGAAGGTGAGCGCCTACCTCCTGAAGGTATAGAAAAACCCAGTTTATATATCGTTCGCAAAGGCTCTTTAAACTCATTTAAGACAGAATTAGGCAGAACAAAAGAATTGGTCGATAAATGCGGCGAAAGTGATTTTTGTTCACTTTTTATTGCAGAAAATAACCCAGAGTACCTTGTCATAGCTGCTGAAGACAGCCTAATTTATGCCATTGATTTCGAAAAACTTAAACAAGCAACAGACGAATACCCTTATGTTTGTGATTTTATTTCCGGCTCCGCAACACAACGACTCGCACAAAAAATATCACAACTTAATGAGCAGGCCATCGTATCGTCATCGCTAATGAATACCGCAATCAGTGATTTTTATAGTAGTCCTGCAGTGACCATTGATGAAACAGAGACCATTCAATTAGCGGCACAAAAAATGACAGAATTTAATTTCTCATGCTTGCTGGTGGTCAAAAATGATTGCCTGACTGGAATTATCACTGACAAAGATTTTCGTCGGCGCTGTATAGCTGAAGGCTTGCCATTGTCTTCTCCAGTTTCTGATATTATGACAGAAAACATCAAGATGATTGACGTCAATAGCTATGCTTATGATGCGTTAATCAAAATGTCAACGGCGGGGGTGCATCATTTACCCGTTAGCCGCAACGGAATGCTTGATGGTATGGTGACCATCACAGACTTGATGAAGCAAGAAGGTCTAAATACCGTAAATATGTCTGCGATGATCCGCAAAGCTCATACGGTTGAAGAACTCTCTGAAATTTCAAAGTTGCTGCCAAAGCTGCAAATCAGCATGGTTAAACTTGGTACTACTGCGGCCAACATAGGGAAAAGTATCAGTGCGATCACTAATGCCTTTACCCACAAATTAATCACTTTAGCAAAAGAACAAATAGGTGAGGAACCTGTACCTTTTGCATGGGTCAGTGCTGGTTCTCAAGCAAGGCAAGAGCAAACAGTGCATTCTGACCAAGATAATGGAATCATTATTGACGACTCAGTGCAGCCTGAGCATCAAGCATGGTTTGAACAATTAGCTGAATTTGTGTGTGGTGGGCTTAATCATTGTGGCTATGTGTATTGCCCTGGCAATGTTATGGCAACCAATGATAAATGGCGCCAACCACAATCGGTTTGGCATCACTATTTTGAACATTGGGTTGATCAACCTGAGCCGTTGGCACTTATGCACAGCAGTATCTTTTTTGATCTCAACACCGTCTATGGTCCATCATCTTTGCTCGACCAAGTGCGTGAGAAATTACTGAAAAAAACTAAAAAGAACACTCTGTTTTTAGCACATTTATCGTCCAATGCGATTAAATTAAAACCACCTCTTGGCTTCTTTAGAAACTTTGTTTTAACGGCCAGTGAAAAGCATAAGAACACCCTAGATTTAAAGCATAATGGTATTGCGCCAATTACAGACTTAGCACGTATCTATGCGCTGTCTGAAGGCATTAGTGATATCAATACGCTGGAAAGATTAAAACGAGCATCAGATACACCATCGTTGAGTAAAGATGCCGCGGTGAGTTTAATTTCAGCGTTTGAGTTTTTAACCATGCTAAAAGTTGAACATCAAGCCCAGCAACTCTTGCATGGAGAAAGTGCAAATAACTTCCTTGAGCCTAAGGCGTTATCCAGTTTAGATAGAGAACACTTAAAAGATACCTTTAAGGTGATCAAAGAAATGCAAAGTGTACGACAAACGACTTACGGATAA